Genomic segment of Thermodesulfobacteriota bacterium:
ACATACGGCTCCCCGGCGCGACCGGCCTCGATATGCTCGAAAGGATAAAGGCGCTCGACAATAAAGCCTACACGATTATAATAACCGCCCTGCAGGACATGGAGACCACCATAGAGGCCATACACAAGGGGGCGTTCGATTACATACCCAAGCCCATCAACATGGACGAGCTCGAGCTTTCCATAAAGAGGGCCTTCCAGGACCTCTACCTCCACAGGAGACTTACGGACCTGCAGGTCGAGATGAGCCGGGAATACACGGTCGATACGATAATCGGAAAGAGCCGGGCGATGCAGGAGATATTCAAGACCATAGCCCTCGCCTCGCAGGGCAAGGCCACGGTCCTCATCCAGGGAGAGAGCGGGACTGGCAAGGAACTCGTCGCGCGGGCCATACACCACAACAGTCCGGAGAAGGACGGGCCCTTCACGGCCATAAACTGTTCGGCGCTGGTGGAGACCCTCCTCGAGAGCGAGCTCTTCGGCCACGAGAAGGGGGCCTTTACCGGCGCGCTTTACCGCAAGGAGGGCAAGCTCGAGATGGCCAACGGCGGCACGGTCTTACTCGACGAGGTAGGCGATATGAGCCCCACCCTGCAGGTAAAGCTCCTGAGGTTCCTCCAGGAAAGGAGTTTTGAGAGGGTCGGGGGGAAGGAGACCATAAAGACGGACGTCAGGGTGGTCGCGGCGACCAACAGGGACCTCGACGGTATGATTAAAGAGGGGCTCTTCAGAGAGGACCTCTTCTACAGGTTGAAGGTCATAACCGTGGACGTCCCGCCCTTGAGGGAGAGGAAAGAGGACATTCCCCTTCTGGTAAGCCACCTCCTCACCAGGGCCAACAGGGAGCAGCACAGGACCGTAACGAAGGTCCCCTACGGGGTAACGGATGCGCTCATAGCTTATTCGTGGCCCGGGAACGTGAGGGAGCTCGAGAACGTAATTACAAGGGCCGTCCTGCTGTCAAAGGGGGACGTGCTGCAGGACGTACACATCCCGGGGTTGCGGGAGCGGGAAGAGGCGCCGGGGGACGCGCCTCCATGGGAGCCGGGGCCGCTCGACGAGATGGAGAGGGTGCATATAGAGAGGGTACTCGACCATACGGACTGGAACAAGAGCAAGGCCGCGGCACTCCTCGGCGTCTCCCTTCCGAGGCTCATGAGGAAGATCAAAAAATACGAACTCAGGAGAAAGCCCCCCGCGTAGCCGCCCGGCCGTTCACGATCAACCGTTCGGGCTCCCGGTCCATATCCGCGGGCAGGGGTACGGGCTCGGCAAAGCCCAGGCCCACGAGCGAGTCCGCCCCGGTTAGGCCCTTGGACCATACG
This window contains:
- a CDS encoding sigma-54 dependent transcriptional regulator; the protein is MKKILVIDDDRSICRTLELHLGRTMRVHTAHTADEGLEKVEAESPDVVLLDIRLPGATGLDMLERIKALDNKAYTIIITALQDMETTIEAIHKGAFDYIPKPINMDELELSIKRAFQDLYLHRRLTDLQVEMSREYTVDTIIGKSRAMQEIFKTIALASQGKATVLIQGESGTGKELVARAIHHNSPEKDGPFTAINCSALVETLLESELFGHEKGAFTGALYRKEGKLEMANGGTVLLDEVGDMSPTLQVKLLRFLQERSFERVGGKETIKTDVRVVAATNRDLDGMIKEGLFREDLFYRLKVITVDVPPLRERKEDIPLLVSHLLTRANREQHRTVTKVPYGVTDALIAYSWPGNVRELENVITRAVLLSKGDVLQDVHIPGLREREEAPGDAPPWEPGPLDEMERVHIERVLDHTDWNKSKAAALLGVSLPRLMRKIKKYELRRKPPA